One segment of Thermosulfurimonas sp. F29 DNA contains the following:
- the xerD gene encoding site-specific tyrosine recombinase XerD has product MRETVADFLAYLELERNLSANTVAAYARDLADFENFLREAGIASFEEVGPEEIMSFLAELRARGLSARSVARKLSALKTFYRYLELERGLARNPLLLVEGPKLPRTLPKVLTVEEVERLIKAPDLSTPQGLRDRAMLETLYATGMRVSELVRLTFAQLNLSAGFVRVYGKGAKERLIPLGDLAREYLERYLREARPILSQGRDTPFVFLNRHGQPLTRQRFWQIIKDYARRVGITSEISPHVLRHSFATHLLERGADLRAVQMMLGHASLATTQIYTHLDVGNLRAVHEKHHPRG; this is encoded by the coding sequence GTGAGAGAGACGGTGGCGGACTTTCTGGCCTATCTGGAGCTGGAAAGAAACCTTTCCGCCAATACGGTGGCGGCCTACGCCCGGGATCTTGCGGACTTCGAAAACTTTCTGCGCGAGGCCGGAATCGCCTCCTTTGAGGAGGTGGGACCGGAGGAGATAATGAGCTTTCTTGCGGAGTTAAGGGCCCGGGGGCTCTCCGCCCGCAGTGTGGCCCGCAAGCTCTCGGCCCTCAAGACCTTTTACCGGTACCTCGAACTGGAAAGGGGACTCGCCCGAAACCCCCTCCTCCTGGTGGAAGGGCCCAAACTGCCCCGTACCCTTCCCAAGGTCCTCACCGTGGAGGAAGTGGAAAGGCTCATCAAGGCCCCGGATCTCTCCACCCCTCAGGGGTTGCGGGATCGAGCCATGCTCGAAACCCTCTACGCCACCGGGATGAGGGTCTCGGAACTGGTGCGTCTCACCTTTGCCCAGCTCAATCTCTCCGCGGGATTCGTGCGGGTTTACGGCAAGGGAGCCAAGGAGAGGCTGATCCCCCTAGGGGATCTGGCCAGGGAATACCTGGAAAGATACCTCCGGGAGGCCCGCCCCATTCTCTCTCAGGGGAGGGATACACCCTTTGTGTTCCTGAACCGTCACGGACAACCGCTCACCCGCCAGCGTTTCTGGCAGATCATAAAGGACTACGCCCGCCGGGTGGGCATAACCAGCGAGATCTCTCCCCATGTATTGCGACACTCCTTTGCCACTCACCTCCTCGAAAGAGGGGCGGATCTCCGGGCCGTGCAGATGATGCTGGGGCACGCGAGTCTCGCCACCACTCAGATTTACACCCACCTGGATGTGGGGAACCTCAGAGCCGTACATGAAAAACACCACCCTCGCGGTTAA
- a CDS encoding site-2 protease family protein, producing MWLPDLSGLLLVAPPLLAAITFHELAHGWVAYRLGDPTAKAAGRLSLNPLRHLDPVGTLVLVLTQAIGWARPVPVNPNYFRHPRRDMMWVGLAGPGANLLLALALALIYQSLAPLLPRTGPGGYLRLMLTLGVQINVGLAVFNLLPVPPLDGSRVLAGVLPADLARSYLRYEFAGFALLVLLIFTGVVGKIIFPLIFGLSRLLLGG from the coding sequence ATGTGGCTACCTGATCTTTCCGGACTTCTGTTGGTGGCTCCGCCGCTTCTTGCGGCCATTACCTTTCACGAACTGGCCCACGGCTGGGTGGCTTACCGCCTGGGGGATCCCACGGCTAAGGCTGCGGGTAGGCTCTCCCTGAATCCCCTGCGCCACCTCGACCCGGTGGGCACCCTGGTTCTGGTGCTCACTCAGGCCATCGGATGGGCCCGGCCGGTTCCGGTAAATCCGAACTACTTTCGTCATCCCCGGCGGGACATGATGTGGGTGGGGCTGGCCGGCCCGGGGGCCAACCTCCTGCTGGCCCTGGCCCTGGCCCTGATCTATCAGTCCCTGGCCCCTCTTCTTCCCCGCACCGGGCCGGGGGGATACCTTCGCCTGATGCTCACCCTGGGGGTCCAGATCAATGTGGGGCTCGCCGTCTTCAACCTCCTCCCCGTGCCTCCGCTTGACGGAAGCCGGGTGCTGGCCGGAGTGCTTCCCGCGGATCTGGCCCGGTCCTACCTGCGCTACGAATTCGCGGGCTTTGCCCTTCTGGTGCTCCTTATCTTTACAGGCGTGGTGGGAAAAATTATATTCCCCTTGATTTTCGGACTCTCCAGACTCCTTCTCGGAGGATAA
- a CDS encoding CCA tRNA nucleotidyltransferase — MKNTTLAVKPFPYSELLRSVEDPEVLVLAAEVGEELKRPIYLVGGPVRDFFLKQPVKDLDLVVEGEAGEVAEALARKLKGTVKARSLFHTFKIAYPGGTLDLAMARKEVYPQPAALPEVCPAGIAEDLLRRDFTANAMAVGLSGPFRRKLLDPLDGLRDLERGTLRVLHPDSFVDDPTRIFRAARYAVRFRWSLSRESHRALGRAYLLETPKRLSPARILGELKRILAEPDPERVLLCLEELGLWPALDLPAPPSGAGELWRLSRSLWGEKSLLKALVVALACGKEDNMVRLGLASSEARVFSDSWSGLAEASEKLKRSPRPSERYRLLKRFPREVVLGFFLKHNELGSIFKEFLYSERTRPELTGRDLGKLFGLSPGPRMGRILAELLRARLDGEVKTREDEERLVLALLRGKEDVAT, encoded by the coding sequence ATGAAAAACACCACCCTCGCGGTTAAGCCCTTTCCCTATTCCGAGTTGCTTCGTTCGGTGGAGGATCCGGAGGTTCTGGTGCTCGCCGCGGAGGTAGGGGAGGAACTGAAACGCCCTATTTACCTGGTGGGTGGACCGGTCCGGGACTTCTTCCTCAAACAGCCGGTTAAGGACCTGGATCTGGTGGTGGAGGGTGAGGCCGGGGAGGTGGCCGAGGCGCTGGCCCGGAAACTGAAAGGCACGGTAAAGGCCCGCTCCCTCTTCCACACCTTTAAGATCGCCTATCCCGGAGGCACCCTGGATCTGGCCATGGCCCGAAAGGAGGTCTATCCCCAACCCGCGGCCCTGCCGGAGGTGTGCCCGGCGGGTATAGCCGAGGACCTCCTGCGCCGGGATTTCACGGCCAATGCCATGGCCGTGGGGCTTTCCGGCCCCTTTCGCCGCAAACTTCTGGATCCCCTGGACGGACTCCGGGACCTCGAGCGGGGGACCCTGCGGGTGCTCCACCCCGACTCCTTCGTGGACGACCCCACTCGCATCTTTCGGGCCGCCCGCTATGCCGTGCGTTTCCGGTGGAGCCTTTCCCGCGAAAGCCACCGGGCCCTGGGACGGGCCTACCTTCTGGAAACCCCGAAACGCCTTTCCCCGGCCCGTATCCTGGGGGAGCTAAAACGCATCCTGGCCGAACCCGACCCCGAAAGGGTGCTTCTCTGCCTGGAAGAGCTGGGCCTGTGGCCGGCCCTGGACCTCCCCGCTCCTCCCTCCGGGGCAGGGGAACTGTGGAGGCTTTCCCGTTCCCTGTGGGGAGAAAAGAGTCTCCTCAAGGCCCTGGTGGTGGCCCTGGCCTGCGGTAAGGAGGATAATATGGTGCGGCTGGGGCTGGCTTCCTCCGAGGCCCGGGTCTTTTCCGACTCCTGGTCCGGACTGGCCGAAGCGTCCGAGAAACTGAAAAGGAGCCCTCGCCCCAGCGAACGGTACCGCCTGCTCAAACGCTTTCCCCGGGAAGTCGTTCTGGGATTTTTCCTGAAACACAATGAGTTAGGATCAATTTTTAAGGAATTTCTTTATTCGGAAAGGACGCGTCCGGAGCTCACGGGCCGAGATCTCGGGAAGCTTTTCGGCCTCTCGCCGGGGCCGCGAATGGGGAGAATCCTCGCCGAGCTCCTCCGGGCTCGACTTGACGGAGAGGTCAAAACCCGGGAAGATGAGGAACGACTGGTGCTTGCGCTTTTGAGAGGCAAAGAAGATGTGGCTACCTGA
- a CDS encoding metallophosphoesterase family protein — protein sequence MRIFAVGDIHGCAEALERLLGILPLDLERDLLVFLGDYIDRGPSPRRVVEMVKELRERYPERVIPLCGNHEWMFKRYLKGIETEVFLYNGGESTLRDYYTEGRLEIPPEHLSFLEGLPLYFETEEFFFVHAGIRPERALSAQVEEDLLWIREAFYYYPGRLPKTIVFGHTPFPDVLLLDDRIGIDTGCVYGGKLTAIELPARKIYQVECPRRWP from the coding sequence ATGAGAATTTTTGCCGTGGGAGACATTCACGGGTGCGCGGAGGCCCTGGAAAGACTCCTCGGGATCCTTCCTCTGGACCTGGAAAGGGATCTCCTGGTCTTTCTCGGGGATTACATAGACCGGGGCCCCTCCCCGCGGCGGGTCGTAGAGATGGTTAAGGAGCTCAGGGAACGCTACCCGGAAAGGGTCATTCCCCTCTGCGGGAATCACGAGTGGATGTTCAAACGCTACCTCAAAGGCATAGAAACCGAGGTCTTCCTCTACAACGGTGGAGAAAGCACCCTGCGGGATTACTACACCGAAGGGCGTCTGGAGATCCCCCCGGAACATCTGTCGTTCCTCGAGGGACTCCCTCTTTATTTCGAAACCGAGGAGTTCTTTTTCGTTCACGCCGGGATACGGCCGGAAAGGGCCCTTTCGGCCCAGGTCGAGGAGGATCTCCTCTGGATCCGGGAGGCCTTTTATTACTACCCCGGGCGTCTTCCCAAGACCATCGTATTCGGGCACACTCCCTTCCCGGATGTGCTCCTTCTCGACGATCGCATAGGAATTGACACCGGCTGCGTTTACGGAGGAAAACTTACCGCCATAGAACTTCCGGCCCGAAAAATCTACCAGGTGGAATGCCCGAGGAGGTGGCCATGA
- a CDS encoding radical SAM protein, whose amino-acid sequence MFEPSYVKLVESGEIEKRIQALYERMDPCLLCPNECGVDRLSGEKGICQVGSRPMVSSYGPHFGEEMPLVGFGGSGTIFFTYCNMACVYCQNWEISHLGEGEEISVEDLARIMLLLQARGCHNINLVTPTHQVPFIVEAVKIAAREGLRLPLVYNCGGYESVETLRLLEGIVDIYMPDLKYADERIAFRLSKVPDYPRIAREAIKEMHRQVGDLEIREGLAVKGLLVRHLVLPGDLSGTREVLEFLAREISPNTYLNLMDQYRPCGEAWKYPPLDRSLTREEYEKALEMAHEVGLERLDPGRSRFLDL is encoded by the coding sequence GTGTTTGAACCCTCTTATGTGAAGTTGGTGGAATCCGGAGAAATCGAAAAACGCATCCAGGCCCTTTACGAACGGATGGACCCCTGTCTCCTCTGTCCCAACGAATGCGGCGTGGATCGGCTTTCCGGTGAAAAGGGGATCTGTCAGGTAGGGTCCCGGCCCATGGTCTCGAGCTACGGGCCACACTTCGGAGAGGAGATGCCTCTCGTGGGCTTCGGAGGCTCCGGAACCATCTTTTTCACCTACTGCAACATGGCCTGCGTCTACTGTCAGAACTGGGAAATAAGCCATCTCGGGGAGGGGGAGGAGATCTCCGTGGAGGATCTGGCCCGGATCATGCTTCTCCTTCAGGCCCGTGGCTGTCACAACATAAACCTGGTCACCCCCACCCATCAGGTTCCCTTTATCGTGGAGGCCGTAAAAATAGCGGCCCGGGAGGGGTTGCGTCTCCCCCTGGTTTACAACTGCGGAGGATACGAGTCGGTGGAGACCCTCCGGCTTCTTGAGGGGATCGTGGACATTTACATGCCCGATCTCAAGTACGCCGACGAAAGAATCGCCTTCAGGCTCTCCAAGGTTCCGGATTACCCCCGGATCGCCCGGGAGGCCATAAAGGAGATGCACCGCCAGGTGGGAGACCTGGAAATAAGGGAGGGTCTGGCGGTGAAGGGGCTTCTGGTGCGGCATCTCGTGCTGCCGGGGGACCTTTCCGGCACGAGAGAGGTTCTGGAATTCCTGGCCCGGGAGATTTCTCCCAACACCTACCTGAATCTCATGGATCAGTATCGCCCGTGCGGAGAGGCCTGGAAGTATCCCCCGCTGGACCGAAGTCTAACCCGGGAGGAATACGAAAAGGCTCTGGAGATGGCGCACGAGGTGGGGCTTGAGCGGCTCGATCCCGGCCGTTCGCGGTTTTTAGACCTATAA
- a CDS encoding (Fe-S)-binding protein, with protein sequence MKGPDLSLCSRCGRCLSVCPTYLETGLETLSPRGRIFLITRGLERHPAVEACLRCGRCEGICPNRVPLPEYLLLSGGPRRWFPGPLLEKMRRHLLRKKSPPVRINRKGSPTLFLSCGATVLYPEATRRLLRLLESTGSRPAVTATLCCGLPHLTLAGKRAFLRVARKTLEELSRLNPPLLTLCASCLWVLRRIYPLAFQNTNLEAKAVALSAMVEDAVLFVVSRGGTFRKGGVHFHLPCHLEEGRETLPGERIIEACCGSIRPEDFISGRPTRELLRKALLHGPEVLATACTGCYLKLKHILRPPPEIRHWVEYLSV encoded by the coding sequence ATGAAAGGGCCTGATCTCTCCCTCTGCAGTCGCTGCGGACGGTGTCTTTCCGTCTGTCCCACCTATCTCGAAACCGGCCTGGAAACCCTTTCTCCGCGGGGCAGGATCTTTCTCATCACCCGGGGTCTGGAACGACATCCCGCGGTGGAGGCGTGTCTGCGGTGCGGGAGGTGCGAAGGGATCTGCCCCAACAGGGTCCCCCTCCCCGAATATCTCCTCCTTTCCGGAGGCCCGCGCCGGTGGTTTCCCGGACCTTTGCTCGAAAAAATGAGACGACATCTCCTCCGGAAAAAATCCCCTCCCGTACGGATAAACCGGAAGGGCTCCCCTACCCTCTTCCTTTCCTGCGGCGCCACGGTTCTCTACCCGGAGGCCACCCGCAGGCTCCTCCGTCTCCTTGAAAGCACGGGAAGCCGACCCGCCGTAACCGCTACCCTCTGCTGCGGTCTCCCCCACCTAACGCTTGCGGGAAAGAGGGCCTTCCTCCGGGTGGCCCGAAAAACCCTGGAGGAACTCTCCCGCCTGAATCCTCCTCTTCTGACCCTCTGCGCCTCCTGCCTGTGGGTCCTGCGCCGCATCTATCCCCTCGCCTTTCAAAACACCAACCTGGAGGCAAAGGCCGTAGCCTTATCCGCAATGGTTGAAGACGCGGTCCTTTTCGTGGTCAGCCGGGGAGGAACCTTCCGGAAGGGAGGCGTACATTTTCATCTACCCTGTCACCTGGAAGAAGGAAGGGAGACTCTTCCCGGGGAAAGAATTATTGAAGCCTGTTGCGGATCAATCCGTCCGGAGGATTTTATTTCCGGGAGGCCTACTCGCGAGCTCCTCCGGAAAGCCCTTCTTCACGGCCCGGAAGTACTTGCCACGGCGTGCACCGGTTGCTATCTTAAACTAAAGCACATTCTCAGACCCCCTCCGGAAATCCGGCACTGGGTGGAGTACTTGAGTGTTTGA